Within the Methanocorpusculum vombati genome, the region CTTCAGGCAATCGGCGATAAGATCATGCCGGTAAAAGTTACCGGTTCCCTGAAAGTCGTCTCTATGGCGCTTCTCCTGAACACCACCGACAGCCCGATCGTCTGGCGCGGACCGATGAAGGCTGCGGCAATCCAGCAGTTTCTGGGAGATGTTGACTGGGGAGACCTTGACTATCTCGTCGTCGATCTGCCGCCGGGAACCGGTGACGAGGCGCTGAACATCGTGCAGTTTGCACCAAACGTGGAAGGTGCGGTTATCGTTACCACTCCGCAGGATGTTGCCGTGCTTGATTCCACCAAGGCAATCAAGTTCGTGGAGATGATGGATCTGCCGGTGCTCGGTATCATTGAGAACATGTCCGGTATGGTCTGCCCGCACTGCGGTGAGGTCGTGGATCTCTTCGGCAAGGGCGGAGGAGAAAAGGCAGCCAAGCAGTATGAGGTGCCGTATCTTGGATCGATCCCGATTGATATTGAGATGCGCAAGGCCGGCGACGAGGGAAGACCGTTCATCGTGAGAAAGCCGGGACAGACAAACCCGACCTGGGATGCGGTCGATAAGGTTATGGAAAACCTGATCGTCGAAGTCGAGAAAAGAGACGAATAATATTTTCATCTTTTTTTTTGGTTGTCACAGCACATTTGCCGGATTGTTTCCGGAAAAAACTCCACTCACGTTTTCCGGTGAACGACTCATCTGCAAAACAGACAGGCGGCATCAGATCCCTGCGTCATCATACCCTTTCGGTTCAGCGGGGGTAACTTTCATCATCTGCCGGCTGTAGGTGGAATACCTATTCTATTGAAAAGCCAAAGTATCAGTCTTTCGCTTTGGTTTTGCTGGGAAATCTCGGAACACACAGAATACCGCCGCTTGTGTATTGATAGCCGCCACAAATATTCACAGATGACGCCGAAGGCGCATCGGTAAAAATATGTGGCGATTTTCTCATCCTGCCCACCCGCCACGCAACAGCACACGAACACCAGGACTAACCCCCCGGACTCCTTTTTTACCCGTTCCTGCCCCGCAGCACCAGACCGCCGGCAAGCAGCACACACTCTTACACAACAGGATGTCTCCCGAAACCGAGGTTTGTTCTCGCTGACGAAACAGTACACGGTCCCCAGGGTGAACAGGCACCCTGTGATGTCATGAACTCATGGCACCACCTTTTTTATCACATCCTAAGGATTGGGTAAAATGTATTCAGTACTGCACACACCGCCGCAAACCAATCCTTAATACCCCCTGCCTCCAAACGTTGAACCATGTCATTAAACGTAAACGACACCATCCCCGGCTTCTGTCTCCCCGATGCAGCCGGTAATAAAATCTGCATCCCGGACGCATCCGCAGACCTCACCGTACTCTACTTCTACCCAAAAGACAACACCTCCGGCTGCACACTGGAAGCAAAAGAATTCTCCGAACTCCTGCCCCGGTTCACCGAACTTGGCGTAAAAGTGTACGGCATCAGTCAGGACAGCATAAAAAGCCATGAAAAGTTCATCCAGAAACAGGAACTCACCGTCCCGCTTCTCTCCGACCCCGACCACATCGCAATCGAAGGATTTGGCGTATGGATCCAGAAAAAACTCTACGGACGTGAATACATGGGCGTTGACCGGAGCACCTTCATCATCGACGGCTCAGGAAAAATCCTTGCTGCATGGAACAAAGTCAAATCCAGAGGCCATGCAG harbors:
- a CDS encoding Mrp/NBP35 family ATP-binding protein, which translates into the protein MSDKPEGCDGNCDGCTQKTDTCQQPKKADISVRHVILVLSGKGGVGKSTVSVNLAYALSNHGYQTGLLDLDIHGPSIAKMLGIEDLKLQAIGDKIMPVKVTGSLKVVSMALLLNTTDSPIVWRGPMKAAAIQQFLGDVDWGDLDYLVVDLPPGTGDEALNIVQFAPNVEGAVIVTTPQDVAVLDSTKAIKFVEMMDLPVLGIIENMSGMVCPHCGEVVDLFGKGGGEKAAKQYEVPYLGSIPIDIEMRKAGDEGRPFIVRKPGQTNPTWDAVDKVMENLIVEVEKRDE
- a CDS encoding peroxiredoxin, with the protein product MSLNVNDTIPGFCLPDAAGNKICIPDASADLTVLYFYPKDNTSGCTLEAKEFSELLPRFTELGVKVYGISQDSIKSHEKFIQKQELTVPLLSDPDHIAIEGFGVWIQKKLYGREYMGVDRSTFIIDGSGKILAAWNKVKSRGHAAAVLQKVQELR